The Candidatus Mycolicibacterium alkanivorans genome contains a region encoding:
- a CDS encoding IS4 family transposase, translating to MVGAGRFAPGHLGGLTQIVPFEMVDAVLESTRTVQARVRALPSRVVVYLLLAAALFAELGYGQVWARMTAGLDGIDVADPVSSALAQARRRIGVKPLRELFDLVRGPAAGAARWRGLLVCAIDGTSMFTPDTASNLAAFGRVGGGNGPSGYPMLRMLTVVACGTRTVLGAVFGTLSVGETNYAPKLLGCLRQGMLLLADRNFAAAGLIEQVAATGADLLFRAKTNRKLPVIGHCGDGSWLSRIDTTTVRVIDAQVAVRLAGGPRRSERYLLITTLTDHRRYPATELVALYHQRWEIETSYLELKSTILGGRVLRARTPDGIAQEIYALLVTYQALRIAISDATATAAATTDRAGFSIALNTARDQVIQAAGVIADTTIDLIGKIGHAVLDHLLPAHRRRTSPRVVKRAISKHRAKGDIDRNSYKITVDVTINGQLTTGP from the coding sequence GTGGTTGGTGCGGGTCGGTTCGCGCCCGGTCACCTCGGTGGGTTGACCCAGATCGTCCCGTTCGAGATGGTCGATGCGGTGCTGGAATCGACCCGGACGGTGCAGGCCAGGGTGCGGGCGTTGCCGTCGCGGGTGGTGGTGTACCTGCTGCTGGCGGCGGCGCTGTTCGCCGAGCTCGGCTACGGCCAGGTGTGGGCTCGGATGACCGCGGGCCTGGACGGGATCGACGTCGCCGATCCGGTGTCCTCGGCGTTGGCGCAGGCCCGTCGCCGCATCGGTGTCAAGCCGCTGCGGGAGCTGTTCGACCTGGTCCGCGGTCCGGCCGCCGGTGCGGCGCGATGGCGGGGCCTGCTGGTATGCGCGATCGACGGCACGTCGATGTTCACCCCCGACACCGCGTCGAATCTGGCCGCGTTCGGCCGGGTCGGCGGCGGCAACGGCCCGTCGGGGTATCCGATGCTGCGGATGCTGACCGTGGTCGCGTGCGGCACCCGCACCGTACTGGGTGCCGTCTTCGGCACCTTGAGCGTGGGCGAAACCAACTATGCACCAAAGCTTCTGGGCTGCCTCCGCCAGGGCATGCTGCTGCTCGCCGACCGTAACTTCGCCGCCGCGGGCCTGATCGAGCAGGTCGCCGCCACGGGCGCTGACCTGCTGTTCCGCGCCAAGACCAACCGCAAACTCCCCGTGATCGGCCACTGCGGTGACGGCTCGTGGCTGTCGCGGATTGACACGACGACCGTGCGGGTGATCGACGCCCAGGTCGCCGTGCGACTCGCCGGGGGCCCACGTCGCAGCGAGCGCTACCTGCTGATCACCACCCTCACCGACCACCGGCGATACCCCGCCACCGAACTGGTCGCCCTCTATCACCAGCGGTGGGAGATCGAAACCTCCTACCTGGAACTGAAATCCACCATCCTCGGCGGCCGGGTGCTGCGCGCCCGCACACCCGACGGGATCGCCCAGGAGATCTATGCCCTGCTGGTCACCTACCAAGCGCTGCGCATCGCGATATCCGATGCCACCGCCACCGCCGCCGCCACCACTGACCGCGCGGGCTTCAGCATCGCGCTCAACACCGCCCGTGACCAGGTCATCCAGGCCGCCGGCGTCATCGCCGACACCACTATCGACCTCATCGGCAAGATCGGCCACGCCGTGCTCGATCACCTGCTCCCGGCCCACCGCCGCAGAACCAGTCCCCGCGTCGTCAAACGCGCCATCTCCAAACACCGCGCCAAAGGCGACATCGACCGCAACAGCTACAAGATCACCGTCGACGTCACCATCAACGGCCAGTTGACAACCGGCCCATGA
- a CDS encoding alkyl/aryl-sulfatase, which produces MAHKPPTGVIEAAHGEHLNSLPFEDTADFDDTDRGFIAALQPCVVTAADGRVVWDNDVYDFLGGDAPASVHPSLWRQSILAAKQGLFEVVEGIYQVRGLDLSNISFIEGDTGVIVIDPLISTETAAAALELYRAHRGNRAVSAVIYTHSHVDHFGGVLGVTTQADVDAGKVAVIAPEGFVKHAVQENVYAGTAMARRASYMYGTLLDRGPRGQVGCGLGQQTSTGEVAIIVPTIDITTTGETHTIDGVEIEFQMAPGTEAPAEMHFYFPKFRALCMAENATHNLHNLLTLRGALVRDPHAWSGYLTEAIDTFADRADVVFASHHWPTWGRDNIVNFLSLQRDLYAYLHDQTLRQLNQGYTGIEIAETFQMPPALHKAWHAHGYYGSVSHNVKAVYQRYMGWFDGNPGRLWAHPPEAIGPRYVEAMGGIARVVEIARAAFDSGDYRWAATLLDHAIFTDENHAGARELYADTLEQLGYGAECATWRNFFVSGATELRDGNFGTPMGGNSMAVLEQLTPEQMFDTLAISVNGPRAWDLDITVDLTFTDVAANYRLTLRNGVLVYRKCPADASTASATATLANKMRLLAAAAGDFTSPGLETSGDGQALQALLGVLDRPDPNFNIITP; this is translated from the coding sequence ATGGCGCACAAACCACCGACCGGGGTCATCGAGGCCGCACACGGCGAGCACCTGAACTCGCTGCCGTTCGAGGACACCGCCGACTTCGACGACACCGACCGCGGATTCATCGCCGCCTTGCAGCCGTGCGTGGTCACCGCCGCCGACGGCCGGGTGGTGTGGGACAACGACGTCTACGACTTCCTCGGCGGTGACGCACCCGCGTCGGTCCATCCCAGCCTGTGGCGGCAGTCCATCCTGGCTGCCAAGCAGGGTCTCTTCGAGGTGGTCGAAGGCATCTACCAGGTGCGCGGGTTGGACCTGTCCAACATCAGCTTCATCGAGGGCGACACCGGCGTCATCGTGATCGACCCGCTGATCTCCACCGAGACCGCGGCGGCCGCGCTCGAGCTCTACCGGGCCCATCGCGGAAATCGTGCCGTGAGCGCTGTCATCTACACCCACAGCCACGTCGACCACTTCGGCGGGGTGTTGGGCGTGACGACGCAGGCCGACGTCGACGCCGGCAAGGTCGCGGTGATCGCCCCCGAGGGATTTGTGAAACATGCGGTGCAGGAGAACGTCTACGCCGGCACGGCGATGGCGCGCCGCGCCTCCTACATGTACGGCACATTGCTCGACCGGGGGCCGCGCGGGCAGGTCGGGTGCGGGCTGGGTCAGCAGACCTCCACTGGTGAGGTCGCCATCATCGTGCCGACCATCGACATCACGACCACCGGCGAGACGCACACCATCGACGGTGTCGAGATCGAGTTCCAGATGGCGCCGGGCACAGAGGCGCCTGCCGAGATGCACTTCTACTTCCCGAAGTTCCGGGCGCTGTGCATGGCCGAGAACGCCACCCACAACCTGCACAACCTTCTGACCCTGCGGGGGGCGCTGGTGCGCGACCCGCACGCCTGGTCGGGGTATCTGACCGAGGCCATCGACACCTTCGCCGATCGCGCCGACGTGGTGTTCGCATCCCACCACTGGCCCACCTGGGGTCGGGACAACATCGTCAATTTCCTGTCGCTGCAACGTGATCTGTACGCCTACCTGCACGACCAGACGCTGCGGCAGCTCAACCAGGGCTACACCGGCATCGAGATCGCCGAGACCTTCCAGATGCCGCCGGCGCTGCACAAGGCCTGGCACGCGCACGGCTACTACGGCTCGGTCAGCCACAACGTCAAGGCCGTCTACCAGCGCTACATGGGCTGGTTCGACGGGAACCCCGGACGGTTGTGGGCGCACCCGCCCGAAGCGATCGGTCCCCGCTACGTCGAGGCGATGGGCGGTATCGCCCGGGTTGTGGAGATCGCGCGTGCCGCGTTTGACTCCGGCGACTATCGGTGGGCGGCAACCCTTCTTGATCATGCGATCTTCACCGACGAGAACCACGCGGGTGCCCGCGAGCTGTATGCGGACACCCTCGAGCAGCTCGGCTACGGGGCCGAATGTGCGACCTGGCGCAACTTCTTCGTCTCCGGTGCCACCGAGTTGCGTGACGGCAACTTCGGCACGCCGATGGGCGGCAATTCGATGGCGGTGCTCGAACAGCTCACCCCCGAGCAGATGTTCGACACCCTGGCGATCAGCGTGAACGGGCCGCGCGCCTGGGATCTCGACATCACCGTGGACCTGACGTTCACCGATGTCGCGGCCAACTACCGCCTGACCTTGCGAAACGGTGTGCTGGTCTACCGCAAGTGCCCCGCGGATGCGTCGACGGCCAGCGCCACCGCCACCTTGGCCAACAAGATGCGGCTGTTGGCCGCCGCCGCAGGCGATTTCACCTCGCCGGGACTGGAGACCAGCGGCGACGGCCAGGCTCTGCAGGCGTTGCTCGGTGTGCTGGATCGGCCGGATCCGAACTTCAACATCATCACCCCGTGA
- a CDS encoding amino acid permease has protein sequence MASGSISVAGATAIGVGSMMGAGLYTLLGLASTTAGVWLPVAFLIGGVVSVFSVYSYAKLGARYPSRGGAAQFLIRCFGDGIVAGGLNNFQFLGWIIAMALYTSGFAGYLLALLPWWAPDWAGKAVGIGLIPMPLS, from the coding sequence GTGGCCAGTGGATCGATCAGCGTCGCGGGGGCAACGGCGATCGGCGTCGGCAGCATGATGGGCGCCGGGCTGTACACCCTGCTCGGCCTGGCCTCGACCACAGCCGGGGTGTGGCTGCCGGTGGCCTTCCTCATCGGCGGGGTGGTGTCGGTCTTCAGCGTGTACTCCTACGCGAAACTCGGCGCGCGCTATCCCAGCCGCGGTGGAGCCGCACAGTTCTTGATCCGCTGCTTCGGCGACGGCATCGTGGCCGGCGGGCTGAACAACTTCCAGTTCCTCGGCTGGATCATCGCGATGGCTCTGTATACCTCCGGGTTCGCCGGCTACCTGCTGGCCCTGCTTCCCTGGTGGGCGCCGGACTGGGCCGGCAAGGCCGTCGGCATCGGACTAATCCCAATGCCGCTCAGTTAA